One window of the Terriglobales bacterium genome contains the following:
- a CDS encoding carboxypeptidase-like regulatory domain-containing protein produces the protein MNRYIKKKFFAKKLPFLFWTIFLALLPCFAATNNSISGSVRNATTAKPAAEDEVVLLRLLDGMQEEARTRTDAQGGFSLNVQFPSTRYLVRVVHQGVNYDQEVSAGSTVTIDVFDAASKVKGISGRIEIIRVGSQSNSLHISDMYDIKNESNPPVTQASEHTFEVYLPAKAKIDSVLAASPRGGGVKISATTVKGEPGHYTMNFPLRPGETKFAVNYDLPYAGRADFHPRLAYPVQQLAVMFSPSMTFRAPSTGFHSIIDNKDLQVQAVNQVEAGEGPSFEISGNGVLPPINGEAKPRSNAQLLPPIVSRPAAAGNNFSAANASKPLPASAIQNPKQTQFSLEWLIVGVVTVILLGIFVLRTRLRGGRQNTAVAEMGSGRADHSAALIAGLKEELFKLEKDRIHGSISREEYTATKQALDETVRRAIAKAATQKS, from the coding sequence ATGAACCGCTATATTAAAAAAAAATTCTTCGCAAAAAAACTTCCGTTTCTTTTCTGGACCATCTTTCTTGCTCTTTTGCCGTGCTTCGCTGCCACCAACAATAGCATCAGCGGCAGCGTTCGTAACGCTACCACCGCCAAGCCTGCGGCAGAAGATGAGGTGGTTCTGCTTCGCCTGCTGGATGGAATGCAGGAAGAAGCGCGCACCAGGACCGACGCCCAGGGTGGGTTTTCGCTGAACGTGCAGTTTCCCAGTACGCGCTACCTGGTCCGCGTGGTGCATCAAGGAGTGAACTACGATCAGGAGGTTTCTGCAGGCAGTACCGTCACCATTGACGTGTTCGACGCCGCATCAAAAGTGAAGGGCATCAGCGGAAGGATCGAAATCATACGGGTTGGCTCCCAAAGTAATTCGCTTCACATTTCCGACATGTATGACATCAAGAACGAATCCAACCCGCCAGTAACCCAGGCAAGTGAGCACACCTTTGAAGTCTACTTGCCGGCTAAGGCGAAGATTGATTCTGTCCTGGCGGCGAGTCCCAGAGGGGGTGGCGTGAAAATCTCCGCTACCACAGTGAAAGGAGAACCCGGGCATTACACCATGAATTTTCCGCTGCGGCCGGGTGAGACCAAGTTTGCCGTCAACTACGATCTGCCCTACGCCGGACGCGCAGATTTTCACCCCAGGCTTGCTTATCCCGTGCAACAGTTGGCGGTCATGTTTTCTCCTTCCATGACGTTTCGTGCACCCTCCACTGGTTTTCATTCCATCATTGACAACAAAGACCTCCAGGTACAGGCCGTGAACCAGGTCGAAGCGGGCGAAGGGCCGAGCTTTGAGATCTCGGGGAATGGTGTGCTTCCTCCTATAAACGGTGAGGCCAAGCCGCGATCCAATGCGCAATTGCTACCTCCAATTGTCTCGAGGCCAGCTGCCGCAGGAAATAATTTCAGTGCGGCCAACGCAAGCAAACCCTTGCCGGCAAGTGCAATCCAAAACCCGAAGCAAACTCAGTTTTCTCTTGAATGGTTGATCGTGGGGGTAGTAACCGTGATCTTGTTGGGAATATTTGTACTGCGCACTCGGTTGCGAGGTGGACGGCAAAATACCGCCGTCGCAGAAATGGGAAGCGGCCGGGCTGACCACTCCGCCGCGTTAATAGCGGGCTTAAAGGAAGAATTATTTAAGCTTGAGAAGGACCGCATTCACGGCTCCATCTCGCGGGAAGAATACACTGCAACCAAGCAAGCCCTGGATGAAACCGTGCGCCGTGCTATCGCCAAGGCCGCGACCCAAAAATCGTAG
- a CDS encoding di-heme oxidoredictase family protein — protein sequence MKHRKSTKLEILQPVHLLTLCLTVVLCTGILQAQHDPGPRGGAAGAGGFYPTLDGNEQAFFSQALDRFKEIDSVSGNVPGEAGVGLGPTFNANSCAACHAQPDVGGSSPGLRSPQKPVPNPQVAFATLDGATNTVPPFISANGPVREARFVSTNTADPYAALDGGVHGLYTIAGRSDAIGCNLQQPDFATQLANHNVIFRIPTPTFGLGLIENTPDAVLEANLAANSAAKSALGIGGKLNRTGNDGTVTRFGWKAQNKSLVIFSGEAYNVEQGVANEVFPNERAAVPGCVFNSTPEDSTNITNPDDPTSTTGTASKMSSDTVNFAAFMRLTAPPTATTHTASELNGQKLFSSVGCVLCHSSTLTTGQSPFTGMSNVVYHPYSDIAVHHMGSNLADGVNQGGAGPDEFRTAPLWGVGQRLFFLHDGRTSDLLQAIKAHASSGNICVVTQDFQQFSINNGVSYFQPFSQSQTCGSEANGVISNFNSLSSSQKQDLLNFLRSL from the coding sequence ATGAAGCATCGAAAATCAACAAAGCTAGAAATTCTGCAACCGGTACATCTATTAACGCTGTGCCTGACGGTGGTTCTCTGTACGGGAATACTGCAGGCCCAGCACGATCCTGGGCCGCGCGGTGGGGCCGCTGGAGCCGGCGGTTTTTATCCGACCTTGGATGGCAACGAGCAGGCATTCTTCAGCCAGGCATTGGATCGCTTCAAAGAAATTGATTCAGTCTCTGGAAACGTGCCCGGTGAGGCCGGTGTTGGCCTGGGACCAACTTTCAATGCCAACAGTTGTGCAGCCTGCCATGCCCAGCCAGATGTCGGCGGCAGCAGTCCTGGGTTGAGAAGTCCACAAAAGCCAGTTCCCAACCCGCAGGTGGCGTTTGCCACGCTGGATGGCGCTACCAACACCGTACCTCCGTTTATCAGCGCGAATGGCCCAGTGCGCGAGGCGCGGTTCGTCTCTACCAACACTGCAGATCCCTACGCTGCGCTCGATGGTGGCGTGCACGGTCTGTACACCATCGCGGGCCGCTCTGACGCAATTGGTTGCAATCTTCAGCAGCCGGATTTCGCCACACAGCTCGCCAACCATAACGTGATCTTCCGCATTCCCACTCCAACCTTTGGATTGGGTCTGATTGAGAACACACCGGATGCAGTCCTGGAGGCGAACCTGGCTGCAAACAGTGCTGCCAAGTCAGCTCTGGGGATCGGCGGAAAGCTGAACCGTACCGGCAATGACGGGACCGTCACCCGCTTTGGGTGGAAGGCCCAGAACAAGTCGCTGGTCATCTTCTCAGGCGAAGCCTATAACGTTGAACAAGGTGTAGCCAACGAGGTGTTCCCCAACGAGCGTGCGGCCGTCCCTGGCTGCGTGTTCAACTCCACTCCGGAAGATTCAACCAACATCACGAACCCTGATGATCCAACCTCTACCACCGGCACAGCCTCGAAGATGTCGTCCGATACTGTGAACTTCGCTGCCTTCATGCGCCTGACAGCTCCGCCGACCGCGACCACGCACACGGCTTCGGAGTTGAATGGCCAGAAGTTGTTCAGCAGTGTGGGCTGCGTTTTGTGCCACAGCTCTACACTCACGACAGGGCAGTCACCATTCACGGGCATGTCCAACGTCGTGTACCACCCGTACTCAGACATTGCCGTCCACCACATGGGATCGAACTTGGCGGATGGCGTGAACCAGGGCGGAGCGGGTCCGGATGAGTTCCGTACAGCACCGCTGTGGGGTGTTGGGCAGCGGTTGTTCTTCCTGCATGACGGTCGAACCTCTGACCTGTTGCAGGCCATCAAGGCCCACGCCAGTTCGGGCAACATATGCGTGGTCACCCAGGACTTCCAGCAGTTCAGCATCAATAACGGTGTCTCCTACTTCCAGCCCTTCTCGCAAAGTCAAACCTGCGGTTCGGAAGCCAACGGGGTCATCAGCAACTTTAACTCGCTCAGTTCCTCGCAGAAGCAAGACCTGCTAAACTTCCTGCGTTCGCTGTAG
- a CDS encoding TRIC cation channel family protein, with translation MKYGSSKLLFAVDLAGILLFGIEGAMAAIRGGLDFLGLMVLAFATALAGGIIRDLLIGAVPPQSLRDWRYAVTAFTGGAIVFFLHQFVQIIPAPVIIVLDAAGLSLFAVAGTEKALNYNMHPFIAILMGAITGAGGGTVRDILLAQVPNVLHADVYATAALAGAAVMVLGRKLRIPPVWDALLGGVVCFSLRMISVWHHWSLPRVLSN, from the coding sequence ATGAAATACGGCTCCAGCAAGCTGTTGTTCGCAGTTGATTTGGCCGGGATCCTGCTCTTCGGGATCGAAGGCGCCATGGCGGCGATACGCGGCGGCCTCGATTTTCTGGGTCTCATGGTGCTGGCATTCGCTACCGCATTGGCGGGAGGAATCATTCGCGACCTGCTGATCGGCGCCGTTCCACCCCAATCTCTGCGCGATTGGCGTTATGCAGTCACGGCATTCACCGGCGGCGCAATCGTCTTCTTCTTGCACCAGTTTGTTCAGATCATTCCGGCTCCCGTCATCATTGTTCTCGATGCCGCGGGCCTGTCGTTGTTTGCCGTCGCTGGGACCGAAAAAGCGCTCAACTACAACATGCACCCGTTCATCGCCATCTTGATGGGGGCAATCACCGGGGCGGGCGGGGGAACCGTGCGCGACATTTTGCTGGCGCAGGTTCCAAACGTTCTTCACGCCGATGTCTACGCCACCGCCGCCCTGGCCGGCGCGGCCGTCATGGTCCTTGGCAGAAAGCTGCGAATTCCGCCGGTGTGGGATGCTCTCCTGGGCGGCGTGGTTTGCTTCTCACTCCGCATGATCAGTGTATGGCACCATTGGAGCTTGCCCCGAGTGCTGAGTAATTGA